The Haliotis asinina isolate JCU_RB_2024 chromosome 3, JCU_Hal_asi_v2, whole genome shotgun sequence genome segment ctacaccaccgaCCAAACAAAACAAGCGACAATTTGTAAAGCCAGTTGAAACTATACGTCAGAACATGGTATTTTTTGCATGTCAGGGAGGCAGACATTAAGCACCAAAAATCTGGtgaagaaaaataaaatgttcatgTGTATGCATAAATGATTCAATGATTAATTGAACACATGACATCATGGAAACTGGAAATGGTGTGCATACTGTGGCGTAGAGATATTTGTGTGGGTATATTTTACTGGATATACAAAGGTTAAGGCTCCCTAGTCTAAATGTAGCCACTTTTTCAGTCaactacattttgaaaatattccattGTGTTTataggtactgtttacacatgaaatgCTGTATTGTCAAACAAATTGATAACACTGAAAAGACTACTatcatgagttcagtaaatgataaaatccagtgaaaattggcgaatttGTAACAAAACGCAAagacagctgttcacatgcacaatattttaatgGCTTTTCAGCAATGTCGTGCATTACCTCCTACAATTCATCAACATAAAAGGTTCTCTTAAGTTAGTGAATAAATTCATCCTAGATGTCACCAGATTTTTAAACATGACATTGAGTGTGTGCTTTAAGTGTGTCTACACTTTTCATGGGTAGTATATTTgaaacacatttgaaaaatgAGATGTTTCCGTAGTCTGAGAGAGACAACTCTTATTTAACGTCACTCATATTCTTGTTACTTCCCCTGCGGAAAGGAGAGTTTGGCTGGCTTGAAGAATATGGCGTCTAGTGAAGACATATACTTCACCCTGACTGTGACATTATTAACCCTCTCTGGGATAAGTAACAATGGAACGAAAAATCTTTAGCGAAATTGTGTAAAAGGTAGAAAAAACAGAATGTGATCACTCAGGGTCGGATACTGGTCTTTGAGAGAGAACGGGTGCCCACAATTGAGAAAAGAGATGGGGTGGGCGTTGATATGGGTTGCACACTTCGTTTTCACCCGTGTTTCAATGGTCATTCaacaaactttcaggacaaaagtgaGTGTTGGTACGTCTCAAGTcctctgtcgtgatattgctggaatattgctataagcggcgtaaaactaaactcactcactcacccactgaacTACACTGACAAGATAGCATTACTGTTCCGGCTCAGACAGTGTTGGATTCTAGACATGTTATATTCTGGATTACAGGGGATCAGACATTTGCCCAGAAGAAACAGCATacattcctaaaatacccaacAATTCAAACAAGTGATATAACACACTCTGCAATAGAATTAtgggcaagtgagtgagtgagtgagtgagtgagtgagttgatattgtaGGTGAGTGTGGAGGAGGACTGGATGACGACTCTGCTAGTCGTAATGTTAGACGTAGTTTGGTGACCCGTTGCTATTTAGAAACAAGGTACTGATATACATTTCACTTAATTCCTTTAACTGTCTTTGTACAATTTAAACAATGTAATGcacaaatgtgtgtgtgtgtgtgtgtgtgtgtgtgtgtgagagagagagagagagagagagagagagagagagagagagactgtgtGCTATACAAGTATGTTGGTGGGCCGTTAAATACAAATTGAATACAAACTTGGGTCGAGGTCCCGATCCCTCGCGCGTGCATACGGTTACGATCTGCCGGTCATAACTACAGTTTATCAAAGGCTTGCGAATGTCATAGCGCTACGAAGGTTTTGTGGATCAGGGCCCAGGTGAACTAGTGACTGACAGGATGAGCACCAGGGAAACAATGCAACACAGCCACTCAATCCCCCCAATGATGTGCGAATCCCAAACCCTAATCACTCACACATCcactcgacccgtgaaggtcccggggtagagtaggccttcaccaacccatgcttgccataaaaggcgactatgtttgtcgtaagaggcgactaacaggatcgggtggtcaggttcgctgacttgcttgacacatgtcattggttcccaattgcacagatcgatgctcatgttgttgatcactggattgtctggtccagactccagtatttacagacagccgccatatagctggaatattgctgaatgcggcgtaaaactaaactcactcactcacacattcacgcAGCAACACCATAGTCTTCCCTCTCGTTGGATAATAAAACTACAACTGGGTGGgaaacataatttaaacaagGAAAACTTGACATGTCGATAGCAGTGTCATTTCTCTCTGTTCATGCGCTGTTATAACTGATCATTATATCCTTCTATACACACCAAAAACACTCACCAGCTGACTGGGTTATTTCAACGGAACACATCCGCGTTACTCacacttacaacaagcacattGCGTGATCGTTGACGAACCTTGCGGCGTATCTGAGGAGTTCGGGCGGTTGTGACAAAGCGGACGGTAACGAGGTGTTACATATCCCGGTGATAACAAACATTCGAGTGTCGGAGATATTATACAAAGATTAATGCATCAGGTCACATAAGTAAGTATAGGCCAGGGACCTTGACTAACGGACTCATGTCTATCATGTGATAACAATACGCTGTCGATATCAGTTTCATACCATCGCAAATCATCTGACCTTTTTCCTTAAGTACGTACATGGTGTCTCAATGCACACTACCTCGTTGGCAGTCTACATCCAAGAGAGAAGATCAGTCAGTGGTAAGTGATGTATTTATTTTTGTGATGTTACGCGAATTATGAGGATTTATGTCCAGATGTGGGATTCGACCCATGATTTGACACGATTTAAAATACCATGCCAACATTACCTCTGTGCTAAATACCTaacattaattttattttaataaaatttcaaaatacaGTGATGGTTATGGCTTACGTGTAGCTTCTTCAGTGCAGCATGAGTGTAAGTGACAGTGTCTCTTGCCTTACCTTCCGCTTTCGTATGAATGACTTCTAGGAAATCTAACTTCAAATTGACTGTAGCGGAAATACAGATAAAGTAGTGTTATGAACATTTACTGAACTTTCTGATAGACGTATTATTGGTGTGGGGTATCACGTTTGTGTTTTCACATTCATTTTTTCAGATATGATAATGGTTTGTTCGACCTAAAATGGATCGGTATTAATCTTCAGTGAAATTATGATGACATGTTCTTGTCTTTGGGTAGCTTAACCACAGAGATCCACGTACATAACAGCGAAAGATCTTCATCTACAGAGAAAATCTCGCAGATATTCACTAATCTTTTGTCACAGAATATGTGACACAACAAAGACGATTTACAAAGGATTCACTGCGAAACGTTGCTAAGCGCGCCATCCATGTATCAACGGAACTGTGATTAAAACTTTACCCGGAACTGGGGTGGCGTAATTAAATGCACGTTCCGAGCGTTGGTGttaaccggatacacaaaatgGCGTTGTCACGAAGTTTATCTGGGTCACGGTATTCGAAAATCGGGCTGATTATTTTGGGCGTCGGAATTATATTCCACATAACTGGATTCAGCGTCCCTGACTGGGTGGAAGTGGAGACAGCAGTGGGGAAAGCGAACAAAGGATTATGGAAAGTCTGCGGAGAGGAAGTGTTAGGATGTGATTACCTGTACGATCAGCCGGGTAAGACTTTCATTTATCATTCGTTGTTATGTGAAGGACAACGTTATGGAAGGTCACCAGAAATGACTCTCCTTCTATGGTCTTAGTaagagagtatggttttgcgccgcttttaggtGTTCGTGGTAATTGATGCCTATGTAATCTCTTTCCTCGTAGTACTTTATTTCATGTTGGAGTTTCACGGCCCTGGCGTTAACGCGGCCTTGACACTGTACTTGCAGGATGGTTCGAAGGCGTGCAGGTGCTCGAGACGGTGGGACTGGTGTTTGAGGTAGCTGCCCTGTTCTGTGTGGGGTGGTACATGTACCTGGGTTCAAGAACAGCAGTCTTTTCCAGTGCGGCAACGAGTTTGGCGTCAGGTGGGtattattttctgaataaatGTTATTCGGATCTTGCCATTAAATACCGCTTAAATAAGATTCGACTGTTCAAAGCTGACCACCTGTCTGTTTTACCTGAAGTATTAACAATCATGTATTATAGGCCAATGGGATTCGTAAGGCCAGGCATTATTGCCAGTTAATTTATCCCGTTGTCAAGCATAGTATCTTTGTTGAGAAATATCAGTCTATGCTGATTTGTCAAGCAAAGACTCAATAACAACATGCTGTCATTTAGTCTGAGTATTTCTTAGCGAGATCAGAAACTAAACGATATACCATTTGAAATGCCATTTGTTTCCAACTTTTTGCGAACACCTATGTTCATCACTATCTGATAGCGATTCATAAATGTTCGTGATGTAATTGGATTTCAGCTGACTGTCTTAGctgagggggcggtggggtagcctagtggttaaagcgttcgctcgtcacgccgaagacccgggttcgattccccacatgggtacaatgtgtgaggcccattttctggtgtcccccgccgtgatatcgctggaatattgctaaaagcggcgtaaaaccaaactcactcactcttagctGAGACTGGTTACGGAATATGGTTGCTCTTTTTTAACAGCTCTCTCCACAATTATTGGACTCATAATATTTTGGGCGAGGCATGACTCGGATGAAGACCTCAACTGGGGATTTGCTTTCGAAGTGATCGGTGCTCTGAACTGCATTGGTGCTGGCGGCCTATTCATCTATGAGGGTAAAACAAGGACAGGCTACGTCAGCCTCAGATAACGAGGTCGATGTCTGCTGGACAATGTAATAGCAGGGGCTGGTCAGAGAGGTATGAATAATGACATTTATGATCCAAGAAACGTCCGTGCGACGAAAGAAGAGGAATCAGGTCTTTCAGCATGTGGTCATGATGAGATGTCCATTGAAATGGCAACTGGTGAATGGACAACTTAAGAACTATAGTTATACAGTCTTCCAGCATGTGGTCATGACGAGATGCCCATTGAAATGGCGACTGGTGAATGGACAACTTAAGAACTATAGTTATACAGTCAACCGTAAAACGGACACAGGGGATTGGATTATCAATACCCTCGATTCCATTAAATCGCAAAGCAGACACTGTCACCAATACATGCTCATTTAAGAGGTAGTATAGGAAAAGATGAGATGTGCAACACGAATGTCACATTGGGTGATGGCAATAATGAACAGTATGTACTGTCTTCTCATGGCACATAACATATATACCATGGTGCCAGCAGTTCATGTctttatgaatattcatgatgtgCAAGAGACGGGTTGCAGAAACATCGGCATCATCACGTATTGGATTATGTTTTTCTACCAGATCGGGATATGGCGACGGATTATTAAAATATGATATAGGTTTTTATATGTAACATTAGTTACCGTATTGTGTACCATGTATTTCTGAATTCTTGTAGGTCTGTCCAAAAGTATTGTATGAACTTGACAATGATGTGCAATATGCATTGCGGGAGTCAtttgttggagtgagtgagtgaatgagtgagtctcACGCGGGTTTTTCcaatatgccagcaatgtcaaggcggacgacaccagaaatggacttcactcattatacgcatgtggggaatcgaacccgggtcttctgcgtgacgatgGATACAAGGCGATTCGTGTAACACGAATTGCTTGCGTTAAGACTAAACCAAGGATTTGAGACCGTTGTGTACGTGCATTCttaaaggttacatgcaaccaaaaattcaaacataattaaaacacaattatcacttattcatgacatataatatacgttgttgcttgtgaaaaaacaaataaacaaaaatataagcgtacaatcgtgattcaaaagtgcaatattttgtacttgggcttacttccctcgaaacgaagccctcgactgaccgaacccagtcatgtGCACCTGAGTGTAACgagcttccgattggctggttcattacGCCGAgtattcattgtgtgtacagtgtgatatgtttgatgggcattttagaagtgtggcgagtcacaaaaaagtaagattctttatgggtaacaacttcttttattgcacttgatgcgtcgtttcagtacagATTCATATACCTAAGAATGAagatcacctgatgaaggagtaagcattaactccgaaacgttgtgttctcacataaagaagttgatatccataaaaatcttcattcttatgtattttcacttctaaatgacattcaaagaattgagattcatataccgttgtcaaacaaaatcatatacactggaagaaattgttatccataaagaacgTATATAGAGAtattgggttttgtaaatacatgttctctgaatttccaGTAAAattcatctcagtagagatggtgaactactgcgtggctggaaactgtcattcgtccaagtacaaaacaagaCTTGACACTAAtcagagtttgcaccagtttgcgtcagatccagtcatccgaaaaataatggatgtagtttgtttgcaacccacagacataaaatcatgtcatgtgtacaagtatcacacctcctgagacgggactcgggtgcacaagtcataaatcaatgtattttgtttatggcgtataccccgataggtgttaagttaAAACTGCACGTGGCCAATGATTGAAACTGTCTATGGTATATTGTCTttggcagacaggcaggcaggcagacatatattggtgtcaataaaccagacattgagctttctctgtgacagaggctgcttactacaatcaacaagtttttttatgtaacgagtagattatttacttgtttgtgtacacaaccaagattagactattgctcacgacctcatactccgggcacgCAGACTGTTTCAAGCACCGCGAACCTATTCTCTGCGCATGCGTcttgtttcggtaagtgtatACCGAacggtatcagaatctgcaaagttttacgttgcatgtgacctttaaagttaaGGCATTTATATTA includes the following:
- the LOC137277961 gene encoding uncharacterized protein, with the protein product MHVPSVGVNRIHKMALSRSLSGSRYSKIGLIILGVGIIFHITGFSVPDWVEVETAVGKANKGLWKVCGEEVLGCDYLYDQPGWFEGVQVLETVGLVFEVAALFCVGWYMYLGSRTAVFSSAATSLASALSTIIGLIIFWARHDSDEDLNWGFAFEVIGALNCIGAGGLFIYEGKTRTGYVSLR